The Labeo rohita strain BAU-BD-2019 chromosome 19, IGBB_LRoh.1.0, whole genome shotgun sequence genome window below encodes:
- the fabp10b gene encoding fatty acid-binding protein, liver isoform X2, which translates to MAVDFSGSWKLYEQENAEEFLRAVSAPEIYIKMMNEVKPLTTIRQNGDEFSICVKTPLRTNTNTFTIGAESEFSTMDGQKIKATSRLIDGKIVIESEKLTLVREIRGEEMIETFSAGSATLIRRSRRV; encoded by the exons ATGGCTGTGGATTTCAGTGGAAGCTGGAAACTGTATGAACAGGAGAACGCAGAGGAGTTTCTCCGAGCCGTCT CGGCTCCAGagatttacattaaaatgatgaaTGAAGTCAAACCTCTGACCACCATCCGACAAAACGGAGACGAATTCAGCATCTGTGTGAAAACTCCGCTGAGAACCAACACGAACACCTTCACCATCGGCGCCGAGAGCGAGTTCAGCACCATGGACGGACAGAAGATCAAG GCCACATCTCGACTCATCGATGGAAAGATCGTGATCGAATCCGAGAAACTCACGCTCGTGAGAGAGATCCGGGGCGAGGAGATGATCGAG aCGTTCTCTGCAGGAAGCGCGACTCTCATCAGGAGGAGCAGACGTGTTTAA
- the fabp10b gene encoding fatty acid-binding protein 10-A, liver basic isoform X1 has product MAVDFSGSWKLYEQENAEEFLRAVSAPEIYIKMMNEVKPLTTIRQNGDEFSICVKTPLRTNTNTFTIGAESEFSTMDGQKIKVIHSNESPKRIRTCDSFDPRLPQQNHCNSIGLSQKNTAAQCVMSKRKRVGIDPS; this is encoded by the exons ATGGCTGTGGATTTCAGTGGAAGCTGGAAACTGTATGAACAGGAGAACGCAGAGGAGTTTCTCCGAGCCGTCT CGGCTCCAGagatttacattaaaatgatgaaTGAAGTCAAACCTCTGACCACCATCCGACAAAACGGAGACGAATTCAGCATCTGTGTGAAAACTCCGCTGAGAACCAACACGAACACCTTCACCATCGGCGCCGAGAGCGAGTTCAGCACCATGGACGGACAGAAGATCAAGGTGATTCATTCAAACGAGTCACCAAAGAGGATTCGAACATGTGATTCATTCGATCCGCGGTTACCGCAACAAAACCACTGTAACTCGATTGGgctatcacaaaaaaacactgcagctcAATGTGTAATGTCTAAACGAAAAAGAGTCGGAATTGACCCCAGCTAA